In a single window of the Rhizobiaceae bacterium genome:
- a CDS encoding HlyD family type I secretion periplasmic adaptor subunit, which translates to MAAPKATREIISEFQPDAIEIEEKAPPRVARITLYTITALIIAGVTWASLASIDEVVVARGKLVTTKPTIVVQPLETSIVRTIEVQPGDVVKAGQTLATLDATFSQADVDRRRTEYAALDAQVKRMEAELLGRNYAAEAGSSPDEMLQVQVFTQRKAFHDAQIQNFDQQIAGQQAAITASTDQQAILAERQQTLTQIELAREKLAKQETGSLMNMLTSRDARLAVDASYAQAVGTQATAEHAVAKLEADKQAFIEDFRRVTMETLADKRSQRDSIGEELKKMELRRDMVKLTAPADAVVLDLAQRSIGSVVREAEPVLTLVPLNVPLEAEVTINAGDIGRVASDAQARLKFDAFPFQKFGTGSGSVRTISRDAYSHDSSANGGNGGEAESAAPYYKARVRLDKTDLRTPTEEVLLLPGMAVTAELKVGQRKVMSYFLYPILKGLDTAIREP; encoded by the coding sequence ATGGCCGCGCCCAAGGCGACGCGCGAGATCATTTCCGAATTTCAGCCCGATGCCATCGAGATCGAGGAGAAAGCGCCGCCGCGCGTGGCGCGAATCACGCTTTACACGATTACGGCTCTGATCATTGCCGGAGTGACATGGGCCTCGCTGGCATCCATCGACGAAGTCGTCGTGGCGCGCGGCAAGCTCGTGACGACCAAGCCGACCATCGTCGTGCAGCCGCTCGAAACCTCTATCGTGCGGACCATCGAGGTACAGCCGGGCGATGTCGTCAAGGCGGGCCAGACGCTGGCGACGCTGGATGCGACGTTCAGCCAGGCGGATGTGGATCGTCGGCGCACGGAATATGCGGCGCTGGACGCACAGGTCAAGCGCATGGAGGCCGAGCTTCTTGGCCGCAATTATGCGGCGGAAGCAGGGTCTTCGCCCGACGAGATGCTTCAGGTTCAGGTGTTCACGCAGCGCAAGGCGTTCCATGACGCGCAGATCCAGAATTTCGACCAGCAGATCGCCGGCCAGCAAGCCGCGATCACGGCCAGCACCGACCAGCAGGCCATCCTCGCGGAACGGCAGCAGACGCTGACGCAGATCGAACTTGCCCGCGAGAAGCTGGCGAAGCAGGAAACCGGCTCGCTGATGAATATGCTGACCTCACGCGATGCGCGTCTGGCGGTCGACGCCAGCTATGCGCAGGCGGTTGGAACGCAGGCGACGGCGGAGCACGCGGTGGCGAAACTGGAAGCCGACAAGCAGGCCTTCATCGAGGATTTCCGCCGGGTAACGATGGAAACGCTTGCCGACAAGCGCAGCCAGCGCGATTCGATCGGCGAGGAGCTGAAAAAGATGGAGCTGCGCCGTGACATGGTGAAGCTCACCGCGCCTGCGGATGCGGTGGTGCTCGACCTCGCGCAGCGCTCCATCGGTTCTGTCGTGCGTGAAGCGGAACCGGTGCTGACGCTGGTGCCGCTCAACGTGCCGCTCGAAGCAGAAGTCACCATCAACGCCGGGGACATTGGCCGCGTTGCCTCGGACGCGCAGGCGCGGCTCAAGTTCGACGCCTTCCCCTTCCAGAAATTCGGAACCGGGTCGGGCTCGGTCCGCACCATCAGCCGCGACGCCTATTCGCATGACAGTTCGGCGAATGGCGGCAATGGCGGGGAAGCCGAGAGCGCAGCACCCTACTACAAGGCCCGCGTGCGGCTCGACAAGACGGACCTGCGGACGCCGACCGAAGAGGTGCTCCTTCTGCCCGGCATGGCGGTCACCGCCGAACTCAAGGTGGGCCAGCGCAAGGTGATGTCCTATTTTCTCTACCCCATCCTCAAGGGGCTCGACACGGCGATCCGGGAACCCTGA
- the coaA gene encoding type I pantothenate kinase — MDQLVPGEKYSPYRFFSAEKWSQFRADTPLTLSADEIKRLRSLNDPVDLEEVKRIYLSMSRLLSAHVEASQLLFEQRRKFLDVPDALKTPFIIGVAGSVAVGKSTTARVLKELLARWPSSPKVDLVTTDGFLLPNEVLRERSMMDRKGFPDSYDVGALLRFLSAIKSGNADVPAPVYSHLIYDVLPGEFVMIDRPDILIFEGINVLQPGKLAPDGKFVPFLSDFFDFSIYIDAEEELIHEWYIKRFMRLRETAFLDPQSFFHRYSQLSEDAARAIAEGLWENINLKNLRENILPTRPRADLILRKGADHLVKEVALRKL; from the coding sequence ATGGATCAGCTTGTACCCGGCGAGAAATACTCGCCCTATCGCTTCTTTTCTGCTGAGAAGTGGTCGCAGTTCCGCGCCGACACGCCGCTGACGCTTTCGGCGGACGAGATCAAGCGGCTGCGGTCGTTGAACGATCCGGTCGATCTCGAAGAGGTCAAGCGCATCTATCTTTCCATGTCGCGGCTTCTTTCCGCGCATGTGGAGGCGAGCCAGCTTCTGTTCGAGCAGCGCCGCAAATTTCTCGATGTACCTGACGCGCTGAAAACGCCGTTCATCATCGGGGTGGCGGGATCGGTGGCGGTCGGCAAGTCGACCACGGCGCGCGTTCTGAAAGAATTGCTGGCCCGCTGGCCGTCGAGCCCGAAGGTCGATCTGGTCACGACGGACGGCTTCCTTCTGCCGAACGAAGTGCTGCGCGAGCGCAGCATGATGGACCGCAAGGGCTTTCCGGACAGCTATGACGTCGGTGCGTTGCTGCGCTTCCTTTCGGCGATCAAGTCGGGCAATGCGGACGTTCCCGCGCCCGTGTACTCGCATCTGATCTACGATGTGCTGCCCGGCGAATTCGTCATGATCGACCGGCCCGATATACTGATATTTGAAGGCATCAACGTTCTGCAGCCGGGAAAGCTGGCCCCCGACGGCAAATTTGTGCCCTTCCTGTCCGATTTCTTCGACTTCTCGATTTATATCGACGCGGAAGAAGAGCTGATCCACGAATGGTACATCAAGCGCTTCATGCGCCTGCGTGAAACCGCCTTCCTCGATCCGCAGTCATTTTTCCATCGCTATTCGCAATTGTCGGAAGATGCCGCACGCGCCATTGCGGAAGGGCTTTGGGAAAACATCAACCTGAAAAACCTGCGCGAAAACATTCTGCCGACGCGGCCCCGCGCCGATCTTATCCTGCGCAAGGGAGCGGATCATCTGGTGAAGGAAGTCGCCCTGCGGAAGCTGTAG
- a CDS encoding GTP-binding protein, with protein MEDHRAGGLLPVTVLAGFLGAGKTTLLNHVLRNAGSRRIAVIVNDMSEVNIDADLIRDADVTRTDETMVELSNGCICCTLREDLLVEVRRLAEAGRFDYILIEGTGIAEPLPIAASFSFKDEEGRSLRDVARLDTMVSVVDAANLLRDFRSEELLSDRGEVRDNEDERSLIDLLVDQIEFADVIVVNKASEIDEEELDEVRRIIRSLNIDAKLVETNFGKVDLSRILDTGLYSEQKSATHPLWHKELYSPAEHVPETEEYGISSFVYRARRPFDPEKFHAFTEREWSGLLRAKGHFWLATRPDWIGLYSVAGAQTKVDQRGFWWSAVPRLYWPRHAQFQAMLQRNWTEAWGDRRQEIVFIGIDLPREEMTAALDACLAGSDAGIDKKEVAGMRDPFPEWVRHDHAAA; from the coding sequence ATGGAAGACCATCGGGCGGGTGGATTGCTTCCAGTGACGGTCCTGGCCGGCTTCCTCGGAGCCGGCAAGACGACACTGCTCAACCATGTGCTTCGCAATGCGGGCAGCCGTCGCATTGCGGTGATCGTGAACGACATGAGCGAGGTCAACATCGACGCGGACCTGATCCGCGATGCCGATGTGACGCGCACCGACGAAACCATGGTCGAGCTTTCCAACGGCTGCATCTGCTGTACGCTGCGGGAGGATCTGCTGGTCGAGGTGCGGCGTCTCGCCGAGGCTGGACGGTTCGACTACATATTGATCGAGGGCACGGGCATCGCCGAGCCGCTGCCGATTGCCGCGTCCTTCTCGTTCAAGGACGAGGAAGGCCGCTCGCTGCGCGACGTCGCGCGGCTCGACACGATGGTGTCCGTGGTCGATGCGGCCAATCTGCTGCGCGACTTCAGAAGCGAGGAGCTGTTGAGCGACCGCGGGGAGGTGCGCGACAACGAGGACGAGCGCAGCCTGATCGACCTGTTGGTGGACCAGATCGAATTCGCGGATGTCATCGTCGTCAACAAGGCAAGCGAGATCGACGAGGAAGAACTGGACGAGGTCCGGCGTATCATCCGGTCGCTGAACATCGACGCCAAGCTGGTCGAGACCAATTTCGGAAAGGTTGACCTTTCCCGGATCCTGGACACCGGGCTCTACAGCGAGCAGAAATCCGCGACCCATCCGCTCTGGCACAAGGAGCTTTACAGCCCGGCCGAACATGTGCCGGAAACCGAGGAATACGGTATTTCAAGCTTCGTTTATCGGGCGCGTCGTCCCTTCGATCCCGAAAAGTTCCATGCATTCACCGAGCGCGAATGGAGTGGCCTGCTGCGCGCCAAGGGTCATTTCTGGCTGGCGACCCGCCCCGACTGGATAGGCCTCTATTCGGTTGCCGGCGCACAGACTAAAGTGGATCAGCGCGGCTTTTGGTGGTCCGCGGTACCGCGTTTGTACTGGCCGCGCCACGCGCAGTTTCAGGCTATGCTTCAGCGCAACTGGACGGAGGCATGGGGCGACCGCCGCCAGGAGATTGTTTTTATCGGTATTGACCTGCCCAGGGAAGAAATGACAGCGGCGCTCGACGCATGCCTTGCGGGAAGCGACGCGGGAATTGACAAGAAGGAAGTGGCCGGGATGCGCGACCCCTTCCCCGAATGGGTTCGGCACGATCACGCCGCAGCCTGA
- the hisF gene encoding imidazole glycerol phosphate synthase subunit HisF, which translates to MTLKARVIPCLDVKDGRVVKGVNFVDLVDAGDPVEAAKAYDAAGADELCFLDITASSDNRETIFDVVARTAEQCFMPLTVGGGVRQVSDIRKLLLAGADKVSINTAAVKNPDFVAEAADKFGNQCIVVAIDAKKTSQPGETERWEIFTHGGRQATGIEAVGFARKVVDLGAGEILLTSMDRDGTKAGYDIALTRAIADAVRVPVIASGGVGTLEHMVEGIRDGHATAVLAASIFHFGTYSIGEAKAFMAKAGLPMRLDSGAFAS; encoded by the coding sequence ATGACCCTGAAGGCACGCGTCATCCCCTGCCTTGACGTCAAGGACGGCAGGGTCGTGAAAGGGGTCAATTTCGTCGATCTGGTAGATGCTGGCGATCCGGTCGAAGCCGCGAAAGCCTATGACGCCGCCGGCGCGGACGAGCTTTGCTTCCTCGACATAACGGCGTCGTCCGACAATCGCGAAACGATCTTCGACGTGGTCGCGCGCACGGCGGAGCAATGCTTCATGCCGCTGACGGTAGGCGGCGGCGTCAGGCAGGTCTCCGACATCCGCAAGCTGCTTCTGGCGGGCGCCGACAAGGTGTCGATCAACACCGCTGCCGTGAAAAACCCGGATTTCGTGGCCGAGGCCGCCGACAAATTCGGCAACCAGTGCATCGTCGTCGCCATCGACGCCAAGAAAACCTCACAGCCGGGGGAAACCGAGCGCTGGGAAATTTTCACGCATGGCGGGCGGCAGGCGACCGGCATCGAAGCGGTCGGGTTCGCGCGCAAGGTCGTCGATCTGGGCGCAGGCGAGATATTGCTGACATCGATGGATCGTGACGGAACCAAGGCCGGCTACGACATTGCGCTGACGCGCGCGATTGCCGATGCGGTGCGCGTCCCGGTCATCGCGTCCGGCGGCGTCGGCACCCTCGAACATATGGTGGAAGGCATCCGCGACGGGCATGCAACGGCTGTGCTTGCAGCGTCGATTTTCCATTTCGGCACCTATTCGATCGGCGAGGCCAAGGCATTCATGGCGAAGGCCGGACTGCCGATGCGGCTGGACTCAGGCGCGTTCGCGTCCTAA
- a CDS encoding DUF2628 domain-containing protein, translating into MASFVVMEPPAGRNAETVLVKDGFSVFGFLVPPLWLAWHRLWLEALAVALMLAALERFAAMGGYGVFAALLSFAICVLVGLEGARLRIAALERKNWHQAAHIEARDSDEAEARFAFGRFGEAG; encoded by the coding sequence ATGGCGAGCTTTGTGGTCATGGAACCGCCTGCCGGTCGCAATGCCGAGACGGTTCTCGTAAAGGACGGGTTTTCCGTTTTCGGCTTCCTTGTGCCGCCGCTTTGGCTCGCCTGGCATCGCCTGTGGCTGGAGGCGCTTGCGGTCGCGCTGATGCTGGCTGCGCTGGAGAGGTTTGCCGCGATGGGTGGTTACGGCGTGTTTGCCGCGCTGTTGTCGTTCGCAATCTGCGTGCTTGTGGGGCTGGAAGGCGCGCGCCTGCGGATTGCGGCGCTTGAGCGGAAAAACTGGCATCAGGCAGCCCATATCGAGGCGCGGGACAGCGATGAAGCCGAGGCGCGCTTTGCCTTCGGGCGTTTTGGAGAAGCGGGCTGA
- a CDS encoding peptidase domain-containing ABC transporter: MSIEQHTNIQCLALVARHHGVDVSADRLVHDYSVGEQPVPTQKLLRMAKDKGLRAKAARMDLSGLGKLRDAFPILAELNNGNWVVVANVATMPDGQVRIGVIDPLSVRPEALMLNQEQFERSWSGNVVLLKRVFKLSDSNQPFGIRWFIPEIIKQRSLFRDVAIAALVLYALGLVTPIFFQLVIDKVLAHQSYATLTVLTVGIVVALLFEATFTFLRRYLLLYATNKVDVRVSTRTFSHLLNLPIALFEHAPAGLLIKHMQQAGRIREFLTGRLFLGLLDAFSLVVFIPVLLLYSVKLTMVVLGFTALVGLTVFMLIGPFQRRLQKLYQAEGERQALLVETVHGMRAVKSLALEPRQRRVWDDQSAQSISERYHVEKISALAQSLTGLLEKLMGIAIIVIGALDVFAGAMTVGTLVAFNMLANRVSGPLVQIVTMVHEYQEVSLSVRMLGEVMNQRPERFGMGTGLQPDIRGEIEFDAVSFHYGPDRAPALDDVSFRIEPGMVFGMVGRSGSGKTTITRMIQGLYPVQNGLVKIDGADCREIDLVHLRKSIGVVLQDSFLFKGTVRDNIAIAKPGATLDEIASAARLAGAEEFIERLPRGLETELEENGSNLSGGQKQRLAIARALITDPKLLIFDEATSALDPDSEAIIRQNLRRIAEGRTVIIVSHRLSTLTDADAILVMERGKVSDIGRHDELVSRCMTYRHLWNQQMKQVA, encoded by the coding sequence ATGTCGATTGAGCAACATACAAATATTCAATGCCTGGCGCTGGTCGCCCGGCATCATGGCGTGGATGTCAGCGCCGACCGCCTCGTGCACGACTATTCGGTCGGTGAGCAGCCGGTCCCGACGCAGAAGCTGCTGCGCATGGCCAAGGACAAGGGCCTTCGCGCCAAGGCGGCGCGCATGGACCTGTCGGGCCTCGGCAAGCTGCGCGATGCCTTTCCGATTCTGGCCGAACTCAACAACGGCAACTGGGTGGTCGTGGCGAATGTCGCGACCATGCCGGACGGGCAGGTCCGCATTGGCGTGATCGATCCGCTTTCGGTCAGGCCGGAAGCGCTCATGCTCAACCAGGAGCAGTTCGAACGTAGCTGGAGCGGCAATGTCGTCCTGCTCAAGCGCGTGTTCAAGCTTTCGGACAGCAACCAGCCGTTTGGCATTCGCTGGTTCATTCCCGAGATCATCAAGCAGCGCAGCCTTTTCCGCGATGTCGCGATTGCCGCGCTGGTTCTCTACGCTCTCGGACTTGTGACTCCGATCTTCTTCCAGCTCGTCATCGACAAGGTGCTGGCGCACCAGAGCTACGCGACGCTCACCGTTCTGACCGTCGGCATCGTTGTGGCATTGCTGTTCGAGGCGACTTTCACGTTCCTGCGGCGCTATCTGCTGCTCTACGCGACGAACAAGGTCGACGTGCGTGTCTCGACGCGCACCTTCTCGCATCTCCTGAACCTGCCGATCGCGCTGTTTGAACATGCGCCCGCGGGCCTGCTCATCAAGCATATGCAGCAGGCGGGCCGCATCCGCGAATTCCTGACGGGGCGGCTGTTCCTCGGATTGCTCGACGCGTTTTCGCTGGTCGTTTTCATCCCTGTGCTGCTGCTCTACAGCGTCAAGCTCACAATGGTGGTGCTCGGGTTCACGGCCCTCGTCGGCCTCACCGTATTCATGCTGATCGGACCGTTCCAGCGCCGTCTCCAGAAACTCTATCAGGCCGAAGGCGAGCGGCAGGCGCTGCTGGTCGAGACTGTGCATGGCATGCGCGCGGTGAAATCGCTTGCGCTCGAACCGCGCCAGCGCCGCGTCTGGGACGACCAGTCCGCGCAGTCGATCTCCGAGCGCTATCATGTCGAGAAGATTTCCGCGCTGGCCCAGTCGCTGACCGGCTTGCTGGAAAAGCTGATGGGCATCGCGATCATCGTCATCGGCGCGCTGGACGTTTTCGCCGGCGCGATGACGGTCGGCACGCTGGTCGCCTTCAACATGCTGGCCAACCGCGTGTCGGGACCTTTGGTGCAGATCGTGACGATGGTCCACGAATATCAGGAAGTGTCGCTGTCGGTTCGCATGCTGGGCGAAGTGATGAACCAGCGCCCCGAGCGTTTCGGCATGGGCACCGGCCTGCAACCGGACATCAGGGGCGAAATCGAGTTCGACGCTGTTTCCTTCCACTACGGCCCGGATCGCGCTCCGGCGCTGGACGACGTGTCGTTCAGGATAGAGCCCGGCATGGTGTTCGGCATGGTGGGCAGGAGCGGTTCCGGCAAGACGACGATCACGCGCATGATCCAGGGCCTCTATCCGGTGCAGAACGGACTGGTGAAGATCGACGGGGCGGATTGCCGCGAGATCGACCTCGTTCATCTGCGCAAGAGCATCGGCGTCGTGCTTCAAGACAGCTTCCTCTTCAAAGGCACGGTGCGCGATAACATCGCTATCGCCAAGCCGGGCGCGACCCTTGACGAGATCGCATCCGCGGCGCGGCTCGCCGGCGCTGAGGAATTCATCGAACGCCTGCCGCGCGGCCTCGAGACCGAGTTGGAGGAAAACGGTTCGAACCTTTCTGGCGGCCAGAAGCAGCGGCTGGCGATTGCGCGGGCGCTGATCACCGATCCCAAGCTCTTGATTTTCGACGAGGCGACCAGCGCGCTCGATCCCGACAGCGAGGCGATCATTCGCCAGAACCTGCGCAGGATCGCCGAAGGCCGGACCGTCATCATCGTGTCCCACCGCCTGTCCACGCTGACGGACGCCGATGCGATCCTTGTGATGGAGCGCGGCAAGGTGTCCGACATCGGTCGCCATGACGAGCTTGTGTCGCGTTGCATGACCTATCGGCACCTGTGGAACCAGCAGATGAAGCAGGTGGCGTGA
- the hisB gene encoding imidazoleglycerol-phosphate dehydratase HisB — translation MAGRSAEVSRKTRETDISVSLDVDGTGKAEIATGVGFFDHMLDQLSRHSLIDMKILAKGDLHIDDHHTVEDTGIAIGQALSKALGERRGIMRYASLDLAMDETLTRAAVDVSGRPYLVWKVDFSAPKIGTFDTELVREFFNALAQNAGITLHVTNHYGANNHHIAETCFKAVARVLRAALERDPRQPDAVPSTKGSLKG, via the coding sequence ATGGCTGGACGCAGCGCCGAAGTGAGCCGAAAGACGCGGGAAACGGACATCTCCGTTTCCCTCGATGTCGACGGCACGGGCAAGGCCGAGATCGCCACCGGCGTCGGCTTCTTCGATCATATGCTGGACCAGCTTTCGCGCCATTCGCTGATCGACATGAAGATCCTCGCGAAGGGCGACCTGCACATAGACGACCACCACACCGTCGAGGATACGGGCATCGCCATCGGACAGGCCCTGTCGAAGGCGCTGGGAGAACGGCGTGGCATTATGCGTTATGCCTCGCTCGACCTTGCCATGGACGAGACGCTGACGCGGGCGGCGGTGGACGTCTCCGGGCGGCCCTACCTCGTCTGGAAGGTCGATTTTTCGGCGCCGAAGATCGGCACATTCGACACCGAGCTTGTGCGCGAATTTTTCAATGCGCTCGCCCAGAATGCCGGCATCACCCTGCATGTGACCAATCATTACGGGGCGAACAACCACCACATTGCCGAGACCTGTTTCAAGGCGGTGGCCCGGGTGCTGCGCGCCGCGCTCGAGCGCGATCCGCGCCAGCCCGACGCCGTGCCTTCCACCAAGGGAAGCCTGAAGGGCTAG
- the hisA gene encoding 1-(5-phosphoribosyl)-5-[(5-phosphoribosylamino)methylideneamino]imidazole-4-carboxamide isomerase: MILFPAIDLKDGQCVRLKLGDMDRATVYNADPAAQAKAFEDQGFEWLHVVDLNGAFAGESVNGAAVEAILRATRNPVQLGGGLRTLAHIESWLAKGLARVILGTVAVRDPDLVKQACKLFPGKVAVGIDARGGKVAVEGWAEASTLGVVELAQRFEGAGVAAIIYTDIDRDGVLTGINWESTIALADAVGIPVIASGGLASIADIVRMTMPDARKLEGAISGRALYDGRIDPVEALGILRGTLKAEPAMFEEKR, translated from the coding sequence ATGATTCTCTTCCCCGCAATCGACCTTAAGGACGGCCAGTGCGTGCGCCTCAAGCTCGGCGACATGGACCGTGCAACGGTCTACAACGCCGATCCCGCCGCCCAGGCGAAAGCCTTTGAGGATCAGGGATTCGAATGGCTGCATGTGGTTGACCTGAACGGCGCATTTGCCGGTGAAAGCGTCAACGGCGCAGCCGTCGAGGCAATCCTCAGGGCGACACGCAACCCGGTTCAGCTCGGCGGCGGGCTGCGCACGCTTGCGCATATCGAAAGCTGGCTGGCCAAGGGTCTTGCGCGGGTCATCCTCGGCACCGTCGCCGTGCGCGATCCCGATCTCGTGAAGCAGGCCTGCAAGCTGTTTCCGGGCAAGGTGGCGGTCGGCATCGATGCAAGGGGCGGCAAGGTCGCCGTGGAAGGATGGGCGGAAGCGTCCACGCTCGGCGTTGTCGAGCTGGCGCAGCGCTTTGAGGGCGCGGGCGTTGCCGCGATCATTTACACCGACATCGACCGCGACGGGGTGCTGACCGGCATCAACTGGGAATCTACCATTGCGCTTGCCGACGCCGTCGGCATTCCGGTGATCGCCTCGGGCGGGCTGGCGTCGATTGCCGATATCGTGCGCATGACCATGCCGGACGCGCGCAAGCTCGAAGGCGCGATTTCAGGCCGCGCGCTCTACGATGGACGCATCGATCCGGTCGAAGCGCTTGGCATCCTGCGCGGCACGCTGAAGGCCGAACCGGCCATGTTCGAGGAAAAGCGATGA
- a CDS encoding phosphoribosyl-ATP diphosphatase produces MSSFSLQDLEKIVAERGRSGDPDSWTAKLFAKGMNKAAQKLGEEAVETVIAAVKEDRQGIVSESADLIYHWMVVLALAGVPLSEVLSELERRTGQSGIAEKASRGG; encoded by the coding sequence ATGAGTTCATTTTCGCTCCAGGACCTCGAAAAGATCGTCGCCGAACGCGGCCGTTCGGGCGATCCGGATTCGTGGACCGCGAAGCTTTTCGCAAAGGGGATGAACAAGGCCGCGCAGAAGCTCGGCGAGGAGGCCGTCGAAACGGTGATCGCCGCCGTCAAGGAGGATCGGCAGGGCATCGTGTCGGAAAGCGCCGATCTCATCTATCACTGGATGGTGGTACTGGCGTTGGCGGGCGTGCCGCTGTCGGAGGTGCTGAGCGAGCTTGAACGGCGCACCGGCCAGTCAGGCATCGCCGAAAAGGCGTCGCGCGGCGGGTAA
- the grpE gene encoding nucleotide exchange factor GrpE produces MSNKPKDESVSEEAPRVEEAAAPGAEGDFEVLERLMKENEDLKDRALRLAAEMENLRRRTARDVHDARSYAIANFARDMLTVSDNLRRGLDAIPAEARAAGDAAFKALFEGVDLTERAMLSALERHGVKKLEPQGEKFDPNFHQAMFEVPNPDVPANTVLQVVQPGYSIGDRVLRPAMVGISTGGPKAAPAKSEAPEPGPVNEQAEKDA; encoded by the coding sequence ATGAGCAATAAACCCAAAGACGAATCCGTATCCGAAGAAGCACCCCGCGTGGAGGAGGCTGCGGCGCCCGGCGCCGAAGGCGATTTCGAAGTGCTGGAAAGGCTGATGAAGGAGAATGAGGATTTGAAGGACCGCGCGCTGCGTCTGGCGGCGGAAATGGAGAACCTGCGTCGGCGTACGGCGCGCGATGTCCATGATGCGCGCTCTTATGCGATTGCCAATTTCGCGCGCGACATGCTGACGGTTTCCGACAATCTGCGCCGCGGCCTCGATGCCATTCCGGCGGAAGCGCGCGCTGCGGGCGATGCCGCTTTCAAGGCCTTGTTCGAAGGCGTGGACCTGACCGAGCGCGCCATGCTTTCCGCGCTGGAGCGCCACGGCGTCAAGAAGCTCGAGCCGCAGGGTGAGAAATTCGACCCGAATTTTCATCAGGCGATGTTCGAGGTGCCGAACCCGGATGTTCCGGCCAATACCGTGTTGCAGGTGGTCCAGCCGGGCTATTCCATCGGCGACCGCGTTCTGCGCCCGGCAATGGTCGGCATATCGACCGGCGGACCGAAGGCGGCTCCCGCAAAAAGCGAGGCTCCTGAACCCGGCCCGGTTAATGAACAGGCCGAAAAGGACGCTTGA
- the hisH gene encoding imidazole glycerol phosphate synthase subunit HisH, with protein sequence MRVAIIDYGSGNLRSATKAFERASRESGVNADIVLTDDAETVRNADRIVLPGVGAYADCLAGLLAVPGMMEAVEEVAVQRARPFLGICVGMQLMSERGLEKKISKGFGWIAGDVKEIEPNDPSLKVPQIGWNTITLKQQHPLFDGIPTGPNGLHAYFVHSYHIDAKRPEQVLAVTDYGGPVTAAVADGNRAGTQFHPEKSQTLGLALIANFLRWRP encoded by the coding sequence ATGCGTGTTGCGATCATCGATTATGGATCGGGCAATCTGCGTTCCGCGACCAAGGCGTTCGAACGGGCCTCACGTGAATCCGGCGTGAACGCCGATATTGTCCTGACCGACGATGCGGAAACCGTGCGCAATGCCGATCGCATCGTGCTGCCGGGCGTCGGGGCCTACGCCGATTGCCTTGCCGGACTGCTTGCCGTGCCCGGCATGATGGAAGCAGTCGAGGAGGTTGCCGTGCAGCGCGCCCGCCCTTTTCTCGGCATCTGCGTGGGCATGCAGCTCATGTCCGAGCGCGGGCTTGAGAAGAAGATCAGCAAAGGCTTCGGCTGGATCGCGGGCGACGTCAAGGAGATCGAGCCGAACGACCCGTCGCTCAAGGTCCCCCAGATCGGCTGGAACACCATCACCTTGAAGCAGCAGCATCCGCTGTTCGACGGCATCCCGACCGGGCCGAACGGGCTGCACGCCTATTTCGTGCATTCCTACCACATCGATGCGAAGCGGCCTGAACAGGTGCTGGCGGTGACCGACTATGGCGGGCCGGTCACGGCGGCGGTGGCTGACGGCAACCGCGCCGGGACGCAGTTCCATCCTGAAAAGAGCCAGACGCTGGGACTGGCGCTCATCGCCAACTTCCTGAGGTGGCGACCATGA